In a single window of the Candidatus Deferrimicrobiaceae bacterium genome:
- the pyrF gene encoding orotidine-5'-phosphate decarboxylase, translated as MKNRIIVALDTDSPEKALETVRLLKGEVGMFKVGLELFPIGGAELVRKIRDSGADVFLDLKFHDIPNTVAGAIRSAVALGVRFATVHASGGRAMLVAAAKAAEGSLTTILAVTVLTSLDDADLREVGYATGTRETVLRLARMAREAGIGGLVCSALEVAEVRDVVRNGVVLVTPGVRFPEDAIGDQKRVVTPGEAVRNGSDFIVVGRPITQASDPVAAARRIAAHMVKGS; from the coding sequence GTGAAGAACCGGATCATCGTCGCGCTGGATACCGACTCTCCCGAAAAAGCGTTAGAGACGGTCCGCCTGCTGAAGGGCGAGGTCGGCATGTTCAAGGTCGGCCTGGAGCTCTTCCCGATCGGCGGCGCCGAGCTGGTCAGGAAGATCCGGGATAGCGGGGCCGACGTTTTCCTCGACCTGAAATTCCACGACATTCCGAACACGGTCGCGGGCGCGATCCGGTCGGCGGTCGCTCTCGGGGTCCGGTTCGCCACCGTGCATGCCTCGGGCGGGCGCGCGATGCTCGTGGCCGCGGCCAAGGCGGCCGAAGGAAGTCTGACGACGATCCTTGCCGTCACGGTGCTCACGAGCCTCGACGACGCGGATCTCCGGGAGGTCGGCTACGCGACGGGAACGCGCGAGACGGTTCTTCGACTCGCACGGATGGCGAGGGAAGCCGGCATCGGGGGGCTTGTCTGCTCCGCGCTCGAAGTTGCCGAAGTCCGGGATGTGGTCCGCAACGGCGTCGTTCTCGTGACGCCCGGCGTGCGGTTTCCCGAGGATGCGATCGGGGACCAGAAGCGGGTGGTCACCCCGGGAGAAGCGGTTCGCAACGGGTCGGATTTCATCGTCGTCGGTCGCCCGATCACGCAAGCCTCCGATCCGGTCGCGGCTGCGCGACGGATTGCGGCCCACATGGTGAAGGGGTCGTGA